A DNA window from Vigna unguiculata cultivar IT97K-499-35 chromosome 10, ASM411807v1, whole genome shotgun sequence contains the following coding sequences:
- the LOC114165699 gene encoding uncharacterized protein LOC114165699: MSRKEGCSCSSWGSQQQSVSSPGGWNRGLGERPMCYCGEVVVLRVVKTIRNVGKEFWGCPNFKRSGGNDVFKGCNYFKWLNEDNGDEKDATIARQRRKIYHLEKSLVISGKWVRFLSGIIICLGLINVILVWKFIQIP; encoded by the exons ATGTCTCGTAAAGAAGGGTGTTCGTGTTCTTCGTGGGGTTCACAGCAGCAGAGCGTCTCCTCCCCTGGTGGTTGGAATAGGGGTTTGGGTGAAAGACCAATGTGTTATTGTGGGGAGGTAGTTGTGTTGAGAGTGGTGAAAACTATTAGGAATGTTGGAAAAGAGTTTTGGGGCTGCCCCAACTTTAAG CGGAGTGGTGGCAATGATGTATTTAAAGGGTGCAATTACTTCAAATGGTTGAACGAAGATAATGGGGATGAAAAAGATGCTACCATTGCTAGACAAAGGAGAAAGATATACCATCTGGAAAAGTCACTTGTAATTTCTGGAAAGTGGGTTAGGTTTTTAAGTGGGATTATAATTTGTTTGGGTTTGATCAATGTAATATTGGTTTGGAAGTTTATACAAATCCCATGA